The Oncorhynchus nerka isolate Pitt River linkage group LG15, Oner_Uvic_2.0, whole genome shotgun sequence genome contains the following window.
TGAAAAATATTTGTTACATTTCTACATGGAATTTTTGACTCAATTCCAATGTATAGATAGTTCTGATGATTATGTTAATGTAACAACCTGTTAGTCAGGTTAAGTCATTGTACTTAAGTTTAAGTTTTCCCTAATTGCAATGTTTACAACGCTGGTTGAAATGAGATGAAAACAGTAATCTACTGGtgattacttaaaaaaaaaaaatcacatcacAATAGGTTGACCATTGAAACAATACTgactcaaccagtgtgtgcccagtgggttgttaCTCATATCTTGACTTGCAGTAATAATTGCAGGATACTATAACTATGTTAATTTACCTTTCGAATACAGTATCACATTACCTCCTGTAAACGAATGGAATAATCCTTATATCTAAGGAAATGGGTGTATACACTTTTAGTTTCACATTAGGTCGTCATGCGCAGCATGTTTGTGTACGGCTACGATTTCCGAAGTGTGTCCATGTCCAAGTTTGATCTCATTAACTTCTGAGCGTCATGGATTGATATTCTTCTGCAATACGAAATATAGCTTGTGTCTTGACTTCACTCTGATTGAAAAGAACGAAGATGAAAATGTCAGATGACCGCGACGCGTACGTTCTCAACATTACCACATGTGCAGAAATTAACCTGTCTTTTACGCACAGATTTTTACCAGCTGTGTTCGTGCTGGTGTTTGTCTTCGGAACATTTGCAAACTTCTGTGGGTTAAAAACTGTTTTTACACGCTGGAAGAAAATTGGAAGTATTAACATATTTATTCTCAACCTTGGAATAGCGGACTTGCTATACCTATTTACATTACCATTTTTGGTTGTCTATTACGCGCTAAACAGTAAATGGATATTTGGACAAACATTCTGCAAGATCACCAGATTCTGTTTCAATTTGAATCTCTACGGCAGTATCGGGTTCCTGACATGCATCAGTATTTATCGATACCTTGGTATTGTGCACCCAATGAACGTGATGGGAAGAATCAACACTCGCCACTCGGTGGCAATAAGTTTTCTTGTCTGGATTTTGGTTTTTATTCAGATACTTCCGGATATGTTCTTTGACAAGACAGCGCCAAATTCCTCAGATGCGTGCTATGACTCAACAGCGGACCACCTTATCAAGGATTACCTACCGTATAGCATTGGCTGGACTGTTACCGGATTCGTTATACCATTGCTCGTCATTCTTGCTTGCTATGGACATATAGTAGTGGTCCTTGCCACCAAAGCCAACGTCAATACTTTATTGAAACAGAGGTGTCTAAAACTAGTCATCATCTTGACTGTGTTATTCTCAATTTGCTTTATCCCTTACCATGTTTTGAGAAATCTCAATTTGAAGATAAGGATTTTGAAAATGGAAGGCACCTGCAACTCAAGCTTCGATGACATCTATGTTGCTCATCAAATCAGCCGCGGCCTGGCTTGCCTGAATAGCGCAATCAATCCGTTGATTTACTTGATTGGAAATGATGATTTTCTCATGCGCTTTCATAATGTCAGCAAACGAGCCAGGATGTCTCTTGTTCATTGGACTGGTGCTATAATTTACCGCAAGGCAGATCCACCAACAGAAGAATTTCAACCAGAAAACTTTGACCAGCTAGTTATTTAAACCAATATTGTACCAAAGGCCTGTATGTAAATAAGCTGTACTCTATGCTTTATTCATCATTCTCAGAGTATTTTATTGTGTTATGTGAGAGCCTGTGAGTGGCCGAATGCACTTGTGTATAGTGATATGCTGTGCCATTTAGTCAGTGATATGTAGAGCTATAtcactgaagaaaaaaaaaactctcAATATGCATTTCCGATATTACATAAGAATGACAGATATTCCAGCATCCTATTACATACCAATGACTGAAGTATTCCTCTGTTttcaataaacaatacaaatgtgTCAAGCTCAAATGACTTTTTCCATCTTACCTTGTCCTTGAGATAATATGGTAGTATATCATGCTATCTACTTGGCTTCCCAGGGGAAACAAGATTTGAACTGAGGGCAAAAATCCCTCAACACCAACATGCACAGGAAATTGATGTCATACATGTTTATTAATTGCATATGACTTATCAGTAGGGTATTAGGTGCAGGTTAGAGAATGGGGACTTGAGGCTCACTTTATTTAGaagactcagcagacagacatacacaagGATGCGTCCcaaaatgcat
Protein-coding sequences here:
- the LOC115143629 gene encoding P2Y purinoceptor 1-like; the encoded protein is MKMSDDRDAYVLNITTCAEINLSFTHRFLPAVFVLVFVFGTFANFCGLKTVFTRWKKIGSINIFILNLGIADLLYLFTLPFLVVYYALNSKWIFGQTFCKITRFCFNLNLYGSIGFLTCISIYRYLGIVHPMNVMGRINTRHSVAISFLVWILVFIQILPDMFFDKTAPNSSDACYDSTADHLIKDYLPYSIGWTVTGFVIPLLVILACYGHIVVVLATKANVNTLLKQRCLKLVIILTVLFSICFIPYHVLRNLNLKIRILKMEGTCNSSFDDIYVAHQISRGLACLNSAINPLIYLIGNDDFLMRFHNVSKRARMSLVHWTGAIIYRKADPPTEEFQPENFDQLVI